From the genome of Nocardia mangyaensis:
TTCGCGGCGGCGATCGCGATGCCCCGCCCACAGGTCGACCAGCGGCTGGTCACCGGCGTACACGGCGACGGCGGCGCCGATCTCGGCGTGCTCGGTGAAGTTGCGGCGGAAAGCGTCGGCGACGGGACCGAAACCGGCCGCCACGTCGCCGTGGATCGATGGTGCGGGGCTCATGATGACCCGATCGTAGCCGCGTCTCGTACGCTGCCGAGTATGCGATCGTTGCAGCAGATTCAGCACTGGCCGGTCGAGAACGCCGCCGCCGCCGTGGTCACCGCCGACGGTGCCGCCACCATCGGCGACACCGATCGGGTGTTCCGGCTCGCCTCGGTCACCAAACCTCTGGTCGCCTACGCGACGCTGGTCGCCGTCGAGGAGGGCGCGGTCGAGCTCGACCAGCCCGCAGGCCCGCCCGGTGCGACCGTGCGTCACCTGCTCGCCCATACATCCGGTGTGGCCTTCGCCACACCGGATGTCATCTCCGCGCCCGGCGCCCGTCGCATCTACTCGAGCGCCGGATTCGAGCTGCTCGCCGATTTCCTCACCGAGAGCACCGGCATCGAATTCCCGCGGTATCTGCGCGAGGCGGTTTTCGAACCGCTCGGTATGAAGACCGCGATCCTCGACGGCTCCGCCGGGCACGCGGCCTGGGCGTCCTTGGACGACCTCACCCGATTCGCCACCGAGTTGCTGACGCCCGAATTGATATCTCGGCAAACGCTCGATGACGCGACCACTGTGCAATTCCCCGGCCGCGACGGCATCCTGCCCGGTTTCGGCGCCCAGCGCCCCAACGACTGGGGATTGGGATTCGAAATCCGCGACGGGAAATCCCCGCATTGGACGGGTGGTTCGAATTCCGGCCGCACCTACGGGCACTTCGGGCAGTCCGGCACCTTCCTCTGGGTCGACCCGGAAATAAAGGTGGCGGCGATCGCGTTGAGCGACGAGAATTTCGGTGACTGGGCCAGAGCGGCGTGGCCGAAATTCAGCGATTCCGTGATCGCAGAGACACATAACACGCTGTGAAGTAACACGCGCAACACCGAACACTTCAGTACACTCGGGCCACGCCAGTCCGCGACGGGTCGTTGGGGAAGACGCTCCTTGTCGAGGCTGGAGGTGTTGGTAGTGCGCGCATCGAGTCAGTTCGCTGACGCGACGGCGGGTGTGGTCTACATCCACTCATCGCCCGCCGCGTTGTGCCCGCACGTCGAATGGGCACTGTCCACCGCGCTGTCGTCCCCGGCGAAATTGCGCTGGACCGCGCAACCCGCCGACGGACAACTGCGCGCCACCAGTGATTGGATCGGCCCCGTCGGCACCGCCGCCCGAATTGCCCAATCATTGCGCTCCTGGCCCGTTCTGCGTTTCGAGGTCACCGAGGACCCGAGCGACGGTGTCGACGGCGAGCGCTACAGTTTCGTTCCGGACCTCGGCCTCTGGCACGGCTCCACCGGCGCCAACGGCGACGTCATGCTCGGCGAGATGCGATTACGCGCCCTCCTCCAAGCCGCGGCCGAGCTCGACACCCACGGAGCCTTCGACCTCCCCACCGAAATCGACCGCGCCCTCGGCACCCCCTGGGACGACGACCTCGAAGCCTTCCGCCAGGGCACCGACAACACCGGCGCCGAAGTCACCTGGCTCCGCCGAGACGTCGGCTGACGGCTCGGCTCGGCTCGGACTTGTGATCGCGGGTGTCCTGGCGAGGTCGGCGGGCTACGCTGAGATGACGGGACGACGAAGGCCTTGGGGGCGCGATGTCGACGATGGTGATGACCGGTGGGACGTCCGGATTCGGGGCGCTGGCGGTGGAGCGGCTTCAGGGATCGGGTGATGTTCGGCTGATTCTGGGGGCGCGGGGTGGTGGGGACGCGTTGCCATTGGAGTTGGGGGAGCTCGAATCTGTGCGGGCGTTCGCGGCGGCGGTGGGTGCGGAGCTCGGCGGGACACCGGTGGACGCGTTGGTGTTGAACGCGGGTCTGGTGCTGTCCGATGCCGCCCATCGAACTGTCGACGGGTTCGAGACGACCTTCGCGGTGAACCACCTCGCGCACTATCTGCTCCTGCGGCTGCTGCTGCCCTCGCTCGCCGATGGCGCGACCGTGGTGCTGACGACCAGCGGCACGCACGATCCCGCGACCGGCGCGGGGCTGACGCCACCTCGCCACGCCGACACGGTGCTGCTGGCGCATCCCGAGCGTGATCCGGGGCTGGACAACCGCCCGCGGAAAGCGGGTGAGCACGCCTATACCGCGTCGAAGTTGTGCACCGTGCTGACGGCTCGGGCGTTGTCCGGACAGGATGCCGTGCGAGACAAGGGGATCACCGCGATCGCGTACTGCCCGGGGCAGGTGTTCGGGACGGGATTGGCTAAGGACCTTCCGTGGTACATGAGGGTGGCCTGGTCGGCGATGGGCTCGCCCGTGGTGAGCTGGCCCGCCCGTCGGTTCGATCGCACGCTCAACACCCGACCCGATGCCGGAAACGCGTTGGTGGAATTGGTATCCGGGGATGTTCGTCCACCGGAAGGTCGGGTGTACGCGGCACTGCGAGGGGGCGAGCTCACCTGGCCCGACCCGTCCGATGACGCGTTGCGCGACGACTTGGCGCGGGAGTTGTGGACCGAGAGCGCGGTACTCGTCGGCTTGCCGGGCTGAGGTCGTTCAGAGATCGTCGAGCACGCCGCCCAGCTTCGTCAGAAGCTGCCGCCACCCGCGTTCGAGGTTGTTCCGCTGCATCCGCTGACGTTTGTCGGTGATGTCGAAACCCGTGGTGGTGAGCAGTAATCGGGTTCCGTGGCCCTGCGGTTGCAGGGTCCAGCTGACGATCCAGCGAGCCGGTTGTGGGCCGCGCATATCCATCCAGCTCCACGACATCGCGCGACCCGGTGTCACGGTGAGTACCTCGCAGGCGACCTCGGCCGG
Proteins encoded in this window:
- a CDS encoding SDR family NAD(P)-dependent oxidoreductase, yielding MTGGTSGFGALAVERLQGSGDVRLILGARGGGDALPLELGELESVRAFAAAVGAELGGTPVDALVLNAGLVLSDAAHRTVDGFETTFAVNHLAHYLLLRLLLPSLADGATVVLTTSGTHDPATGAGLTPPRHADTVLLAHPERDPGLDNRPRKAGEHAYTASKLCTVLTARALSGQDAVRDKGITAIAYCPGQVFGTGLAKDLPWYMRVAWSAMGSPVVSWPARRFDRTLNTRPDAGNALVELVSGDVRPPEGRVYAALRGGELTWPDPSDDALRDDLARELWTESAVLVGLPG
- a CDS encoding SRPBCC family protein, producing MGSENELDPAQVELGRFYPQPPEAVWHALTDPTVIDQWLLPSIGFDAQVGTSFLFTIPSNPPAEVACEVLTVTPGRAMSWSWMDMRGPQPARWIVSWTLQPQGHGTRLLLTTTGFDITDKRQRMQRNNLERGWRQLLTKLGGVLDDL
- a CDS encoding serine hydrolase domain-containing protein; protein product: MRSLQQIQHWPVENAAAAVVTADGAATIGDTDRVFRLASVTKPLVAYATLVAVEEGAVELDQPAGPPGATVRHLLAHTSGVAFATPDVISAPGARRIYSSAGFELLADFLTESTGIEFPRYLREAVFEPLGMKTAILDGSAGHAAWASLDDLTRFATELLTPELISRQTLDDATTVQFPGRDGILPGFGAQRPNDWGLGFEIRDGKSPHWTGGSNSGRTYGHFGQSGTFLWVDPEIKVAAIALSDENFGDWARAAWPKFSDSVIAETHNTL
- a CDS encoding DUF3145 domain-containing protein, with product MRASSQFADATAGVVYIHSSPAALCPHVEWALSTALSSPAKLRWTAQPADGQLRATSDWIGPVGTAARIAQSLRSWPVLRFEVTEDPSDGVDGERYSFVPDLGLWHGSTGANGDVMLGEMRLRALLQAAAELDTHGAFDLPTEIDRALGTPWDDDLEAFRQGTDNTGAEVTWLRRDVG